One window of the Reyranella humidisoli genome contains the following:
- a CDS encoding ABC transporter permease, translating into MIWRLGAFVVAAVVALPLLGIGSSLFTDQLDLWRHLAETQLPDILANTIILLLGVGVGTVVLGTGTAWLVTMCRFPGVGILQWALLLPLVMPTYIIGYAYADLMAFAGPLQSGLRGATGWTRTDYWFPDLGSAAGVAFLFTLVLYPYVYLAARAAFLTQSQALLEASRILGNGPWRTFLRIGLPLARPAIAAGAALALLETLADFGTVQYYGVHTFTTAIYRTWYGMGNREGAAQISFVLIAIAIGLILLERHSRGRASFAIASNLRHRSEPAALPPGRALAALLACALPVLLGFVLPTLHLAQLAVRSGSVVADHRFLGDAVNSLILASLAALIIVGLALFLSYAGRLVGRRSLNRTIEFASLGYAIPGAVIAVGVLLPLAVADDGIDFVSRGLFGVSTGLLLSGTAFALLLAYTVRFLAVGMANVAPGLAAIDPAMDASARVLGARPFQVLRYIHLPMLRTPALTAGIVAFVEVLKELPATLLIRPFNFDTLAIGVFRFASDERLAQAAVGAIVIVLVSLVPVILLSRAVAAGSPAGGPTTSSQPGP; encoded by the coding sequence GTGATCTGGCGGCTGGGCGCATTCGTCGTTGCGGCCGTGGTGGCGCTGCCGCTGCTCGGCATCGGCTCCAGCCTGTTCACGGACCAGCTCGACCTCTGGCGTCACCTCGCCGAGACCCAGCTTCCGGACATCCTCGCCAACACGATCATCCTGCTGCTGGGCGTCGGTGTCGGAACCGTCGTCCTCGGCACCGGGACCGCGTGGCTGGTCACGATGTGCCGTTTCCCGGGCGTCGGCATCCTGCAATGGGCGCTGCTGCTGCCCCTCGTGATGCCGACCTATATCATCGGCTACGCCTATGCCGACCTGATGGCCTTCGCCGGACCGCTCCAGAGCGGACTGCGCGGCGCGACCGGATGGACGCGCACCGATTACTGGTTCCCCGATCTCGGCTCGGCAGCGGGCGTCGCGTTCCTGTTCACGCTGGTCCTGTACCCTTATGTCTATCTCGCCGCCCGCGCGGCGTTCCTGACGCAATCACAGGCGCTGCTCGAAGCCAGCCGCATCCTGGGCAACGGACCGTGGCGGACTTTCCTGCGCATCGGCCTGCCGCTGGCCCGGCCGGCCATCGCGGCCGGCGCGGCGCTCGCCCTGCTGGAGACGCTCGCCGATTTCGGCACCGTCCAATATTACGGCGTCCACACTTTCACGACGGCGATCTACCGGACCTGGTACGGCATGGGAAATCGCGAGGGCGCGGCGCAGATTTCGTTCGTGCTGATCGCCATCGCGATCGGGCTGATCCTGCTGGAACGGCATTCCCGCGGTCGCGCCAGCTTCGCCATCGCCTCCAACCTCCGCCATCGCTCCGAACCGGCGGCCCTTCCTCCCGGCCGGGCGCTGGCCGCCCTTCTCGCCTGCGCCCTGCCCGTGCTGCTGGGCTTCGTGCTGCCGACGCTTCACCTGGCGCAGCTCGCGGTGCGGTCGGGCTCGGTCGTGGCGGATCATCGCTTCCTCGGTGATGCCGTCAACAGCCTGATCCTTGCGTCCCTGGCGGCTCTCATCATCGTCGGATTGGCGCTGTTCCTGAGCTATGCCGGCCGCCTGGTAGGCCGGCGCTCCCTCAACCGCACGATCGAATTCGCCTCGCTGGGCTATGCGATCCCCGGTGCCGTCATCGCCGTCGGCGTGCTGCTGCCACTTGCCGTTGCCGACGACGGCATCGATTTCGTGTCGCGAGGACTGTTCGGCGTGTCGACAGGACTGCTCCTGAGCGGAACTGCGTTCGCCCTGCTGCTCGCCTACACGGTGCGTTTCCTCGCGGTCGGCATGGCCAACGTGGCGCCCGGGCTGGCCGCAATCGACCCGGCAATGGACGCCAGCGCACGGGTGCTGGGCGCACGGCCATTTCAGGTGCTGCGGTACATCCACCTTCCGATGCTGCGTACCCCCGCTCTCACTGCGGGGATCGTCGCGTTCGTGGAAGTGCTGAAGGAATTGCCGGCGACGCTCCTGATACGCCCGTTCAACTTCGACACGCTGGCGATCGGCGTCTTCCGTTTCGCCTCCGACGAACGCCTTGCCCAAGCGGCCGTCGGCGCGATCGTCATCGTTCTCGTCTCGCTTGTGCCGGTGATCCTGCTCAGCCGTGCGGTGGCCGCAGGATCGCCGGCCGGTGGACCGACTACTTCCAGCCAGCCCGGTCCATGA
- the rplI gene encoding 50S ribosomal protein L9, which yields MPMNVILLERVPKLGQMGDVVKVKPGFARNFLLPQKKALRATKDNITYFESQRKVLEAQNLDRRQEAEAVGAKMSDLKVIIIRQASEALQLYGSVTSRDIAEGAATQNVKIERAQVELDKPIKALGEHKIKIHLHPEVVVEISVLVARSADEAEFLAKGGRLVAETERAQMEAAEAAQRAADQAAALFEAKAAASAEAEATEATAEEVPADQK from the coding sequence ATGCCGATGAACGTCATCCTGCTCGAACGCGTGCCGAAGCTCGGCCAGATGGGCGACGTTGTGAAGGTGAAGCCCGGCTTCGCCCGCAACTTCCTCCTGCCGCAGAAGAAGGCGCTGCGCGCGACCAAGGACAACATCACCTACTTCGAATCTCAGCGTAAGGTTCTCGAGGCGCAGAACCTCGATCGCCGTCAGGAAGCCGAAGCCGTCGGCGCGAAGATGAGCGACCTCAAGGTCATCATCATCCGCCAGGCGTCCGAAGCCCTGCAGCTGTACGGTTCGGTGACTTCGCGCGACATCGCCGAGGGCGCCGCCACCCAGAACGTGAAGATCGAGCGCGCCCAGGTCGAACTGGACAAGCCGATCAAGGCGCTGGGCGAGCACAAGATCAAGATCCACCTCCATCCGGAAGTCGTGGTCGAGATCTCGGTGCTGGTCGCCCGCTCCGCCGACGAGGCCGAGTTCCTCGCCAAGGGCGGCAGGCTCGTCGCCGAGACCGAGCGTGCGCAGATGGAAGCGGCGGAAGCCGCGCAGCGTGCAGCCGACCAGGCTGCCGCGCTGTTCGAAGCCAAGGCGGCCGCAAGTGCCGAGGCCGAGGCTACCGAGGCTACGGCCGAGGAAGTGCCGGCCGACCAGAAGTAA
- the rpsR gene encoding 30S ribosomal protein S18 codes for MSAQRRPFTRRRKSCPFSGANAPKIDYKDVRLLQRFVSERGKIVPSRISAVSSKKQRELAQAIKRARFLALLPYLIA; via the coding sequence ATGAGCGCCCAGCGTCGTCCGTTCACCCGCCGCCGCAAGAGCTGCCCGTTCTCCGGCGCCAACGCCCCGAAGATCGACTACAAGGACGTGCGCCTCCTGCAGCGCTTCGTCTCCGAACGCGGCAAGATCGTCCCGAGCCGCATCTCGGCGGTCTCGTCCAAGAAGCAGCGCGAACTCGCCCAGGCGATCAAGCGCGCCCGCTTCCTGGCGCTCCTGCCCTATCTCATCGCCTAG
- the rpsF gene encoding 30S ribosomal protein S6, with protein MALYENVFIARQDVPTTQVEALTTQFSELVTSLGGTVSKKEYWGLRSLTYRIKKNRKGHYTLLNIDAPSAAVKELERTMSINEDIIRYMTVRVDALEEAPSAVMVRSAEKSDRPGGDRGDRWGDRPPRRERPRFGDEGGPAPVIETGEEA; from the coding sequence ATGGCACTCTACGAGAATGTCTTCATTGCGCGTCAGGACGTCCCGACGACGCAGGTGGAGGCTCTGACCACCCAGTTCTCCGAACTGGTCACCAGCCTGGGCGGCACCGTCTCCAAGAAGGAGTACTGGGGCCTGCGTTCACTGACCTACCGCATCAAGAAGAACCGCAAGGGTCACTACACCCTGCTCAACATCGACGCCCCGTCGGCGGCGGTGAAGGAGCTGGAGCGCACGATGTCGATCAACGAAGACATCATCCGCTACATGACCGTGCGCGTCGACGCACTCGAGGAAGCCCCGTCGGCCGTCATGGTGCGCAGCGCCGAGAAGTCCGACCGTCCGGGCGGCGACCGTGGCGACCGCTGGGGCGATCGCCCGCCGCGTCGCGAGCGTCCGCGCTTCGGCGACGAAGGCGGTCCGGCCCCGGTCATTGAAACGGGAGAAGAAGCATGA
- the fabD gene encoding ACP S-malonyltransferase, whose translation MSRAFVFPGQGSQAVGMGADLAGAFATAREVFGEVDEALKQNLSKLMWEGPESDLVLTENAQPALMAVSVAVARILEKDGGKPLSSLAAYVAGHSLGEYSALAAAGALTLPDAARLLKLRGQSMQKAVPVGVGAMAALLGIELEPAQEACNEAAQGQVVAVANDNGGGQVVVSGHKEAVERTIEAAKAKGCKRGMLLPVSAPFHCPLMQPAADAMKVALEGVTLMPPRVPLISNVLASELSDPDSIKQRLVEQVTGLVRWRESVQYMKSRDVEVLVECGTGKVLSGLVKRIDKDMTGMALNTPADIEAFLKTV comes from the coding sequence ATGAGTCGGGCTTTTGTCTTTCCGGGACAGGGATCGCAGGCCGTCGGCATGGGAGCCGACCTCGCCGGCGCCTTCGCCACCGCCCGGGAGGTATTCGGCGAGGTCGACGAGGCGCTGAAGCAGAATCTCTCCAAATTGATGTGGGAAGGACCCGAAAGCGACCTCGTCCTGACCGAGAACGCCCAGCCAGCCCTGATGGCCGTCAGCGTCGCGGTCGCCCGGATCCTGGAGAAGGACGGCGGCAAGCCCCTGTCTTCGCTGGCGGCGTACGTCGCCGGCCACTCGCTGGGTGAGTATTCGGCGCTCGCCGCGGCCGGGGCCCTGACTCTGCCGGACGCCGCACGCCTCCTGAAGCTGCGCGGGCAGTCGATGCAGAAGGCCGTGCCAGTCGGCGTCGGCGCCATGGCGGCGCTGCTCGGCATCGAACTGGAGCCCGCCCAGGAAGCCTGCAACGAAGCGGCCCAGGGCCAGGTCGTCGCGGTCGCCAACGACAATGGCGGTGGCCAGGTCGTGGTCAGCGGTCACAAGGAAGCGGTCGAGCGCACCATCGAGGCAGCCAAGGCCAAGGGCTGCAAGCGCGGAATGCTGCTGCCGGTGAGCGCGCCTTTCCATTGCCCGCTGATGCAGCCAGCCGCCGACGCGATGAAGGTCGCGCTCGAAGGCGTGACGTTGATGCCGCCGCGCGTGCCGCTCATATCCAATGTGCTGGCGTCGGAGCTGAGCGACCCCGACTCGATCAAGCAGCGGCTGGTGGAACAGGTCACCGGCCTCGTGCGTTGGCGCGAAAGCGTGCAATACATGAAGTCGCGAGACGTCGAGGTTCTGGTCGAATGCGGTACCGGCAAGGTTCTGTCGGGGCTTGTGAAGCGCATCGACAAGGACATGACCGGCATGGCGCTCAACACGCCGGCCGACATCGAAGCCTTCCTGAAGACGGTGTGA
- the fabG gene encoding 3-oxoacyl-[acyl-carrier-protein] reductase: MFDLTGKAALVTGASGGIGGAIARALHKQGATVTLSGTRAEALEQLKATLGERAYVVTAKMDDAADIDRLAKEAEAAMGGKLDILVNNAGITRDNISMRMKDEEWEKVLLVNLTGTFRLTRAAMRGMMKRRFGRVINITSIVGVTGNPGQANYAAAKAGLIGMSKSLAQELASRGITVNCLAPGFIATPMTDVLTDDQKKTILGRVPADRLGTPEEIAAGVVYLASDEAAYVTGQTLHINGGMAMI, encoded by the coding sequence ATGTTCGACCTGACCGGCAAGGCGGCTCTCGTCACGGGTGCATCGGGTGGTATCGGCGGCGCGATCGCGCGCGCACTCCACAAGCAGGGCGCGACGGTGACGCTCTCGGGCACGCGTGCCGAAGCGCTGGAGCAGCTCAAGGCGACGCTCGGCGAACGCGCCTACGTCGTCACCGCGAAGATGGACGATGCGGCCGATATCGACCGCCTCGCCAAGGAGGCCGAAGCCGCAATGGGCGGCAAGCTCGACATCCTGGTGAACAATGCCGGCATCACGCGCGACAACATCTCCATGCGCATGAAGGACGAGGAATGGGAGAAGGTCCTGCTGGTGAACCTCACCGGCACCTTCCGTCTCACCCGCGCGGCCATGCGCGGAATGATGAAGCGGCGTTTCGGCCGCGTCATCAACATCACCTCGATCGTCGGTGTCACCGGCAACCCGGGCCAGGCCAACTATGCGGCGGCCAAGGCCGGTCTGATCGGCATGTCGAAGTCGCTGGCGCAGGAACTGGCGTCCCGCGGCATCACGGTAAACTGCCTCGCGCCGGGCTTCATCGCCACGCCGATGACCGACGTGCTGACCGACGACCAGAAGAAGACCATCCTGGGTCGCGTTCCCGCGGATCGCCTCGGCACGCCGGAGGAGATCGCGGCCGGTGTCGTCTATCTCGCCAGCGACGAGGCGGCCTATGTCACGGGTCAGACCCTGCACATCAACGGCGGGATGGCGATGATCTGA
- a CDS encoding acyl carrier protein, with product MSDIAERVKKIVVEHLGVEAAQVKEEAKFIDDLGADSLDTVELVMAFEEEFGIEIPDDAAEKIQTVGDAIGFIKGNAKS from the coding sequence ATGAGCGATATTGCCGAGCGCGTTAAGAAGATCGTCGTTGAGCATCTCGGCGTCGAGGCCGCTCAGGTCAAGGAAGAGGCCAAGTTCATCGACGACCTCGGCGCGGACAGCCTCGACACGGTCGAGCTGGTGATGGCGTTCGAGGAAGAATTCGGCATCGAGATTCCCGACGACGCCGCCGAGAAGATCCAGACCGTCGGCGACGCCATCGGCTTCATCAAGGGCAACGCGAAGTCCTGA
- the fabF gene encoding beta-ketoacyl-ACP synthase II gives MRRVVVTGLGMVTPLGDGVDTNWRRLMAAESGIRPIQAFDTSDLATKIAGEVPQGDKANGHFNVDDYLAPKEQRKLDKFIVFGIAAAQQAVEDSGWMPQDEEGLTRTGVMIGSGIGGLQTIYETSLVLKERGPRRVSPFFIPSALINLVSGQVSIKYGFKGPNHAVVTACATGAHAIGDAARLIQFEDADVMVAGGAEAAICRIGIAGFNACKALSTDFNDTPTQASRPWDRKRDGFVMGEGAGCVVLEEYEHAKKRGAKIYAEILGYGLSGDAYHITAPSEDGDGAMRAMKAALKRANLGTDQIDYVNAHGTSTMADVIELGAVKRTFGADAYKLSMSSTKSATGHLLGAAGAIEAIYSIKSLIDQAVPPTLNLDEPDEGCDIDLVPKQAKQRKVRYALSNSFGFGGTNAALIVGPV, from the coding sequence ATGAGGCGAGTCGTCGTAACCGGCTTGGGTATGGTGACGCCGTTGGGTGACGGCGTCGACACGAACTGGCGTCGCCTCATGGCGGCGGAATCGGGCATCCGCCCGATCCAGGCTTTCGATACATCCGATCTCGCGACCAAGATCGCGGGCGAGGTTCCCCAGGGTGACAAGGCAAACGGCCACTTCAACGTGGACGATTACCTAGCGCCCAAGGAGCAGCGGAAGCTGGACAAGTTCATTGTGTTCGGAATCGCGGCCGCCCAGCAGGCGGTCGAGGATTCCGGCTGGATGCCCCAGGACGAGGAAGGTCTGACCCGGACCGGCGTCATGATCGGCTCCGGCATCGGTGGCCTGCAGACCATCTACGAGACTTCGCTGGTGCTGAAGGAGCGGGGGCCGCGCCGCGTCAGCCCGTTCTTCATTCCGTCGGCGCTGATCAACCTCGTCTCGGGTCAGGTCTCGATCAAGTACGGTTTCAAGGGACCGAACCATGCAGTTGTCACCGCCTGCGCCACCGGTGCGCATGCGATCGGCGACGCTGCGCGGCTGATCCAGTTCGAGGATGCGGATGTCATGGTGGCGGGCGGCGCCGAAGCCGCGATCTGCCGCATCGGCATCGCAGGCTTCAATGCCTGCAAGGCGCTGTCGACCGACTTCAACGACACGCCGACCCAGGCTTCGCGTCCATGGGACAGGAAGCGCGACGGCTTCGTGATGGGCGAGGGTGCGGGCTGCGTTGTGCTCGAAGAGTACGAGCACGCGAAGAAGCGCGGCGCCAAGATCTATGCCGAGATTCTCGGCTACGGCCTGTCGGGCGATGCCTATCACATCACCGCTCCGTCCGAGGACGGCGACGGTGCGATGCGCGCCATGAAGGCGGCGCTGAAGCGCGCCAACCTCGGCACGGACCAGATCGACTACGTGAACGCCCATGGCACGTCGACCATGGCGGACGTCATCGAGCTTGGTGCAGTCAAGCGGACCTTTGGCGCCGATGCTTACAAACTGTCGATGTCCTCGACCAAGTCGGCAACCGGCCATCTGCTGGGTGCCGCGGGAGCGATCGAGGCGATCTATTCGATCAAGTCGCTGATCGATCAGGCCGTTCCGCCGACGCTCAACCTCGACGAACCGGACGAGGGCTGCGACATCGACCTCGTTCCCAAGCAGGCCAAGCAGCGCAAGGTTCGCTATGCGCTCAGCAATTCGTTCGGATTTGGCGGCACCAACGCGGCCCTGATCGTCGGGCCGGTCTGA
- the mltG gene encoding endolytic transglycosylase MltG, with translation MLSYFRWVLFFIALFATVMGGSIYVGHVILTAQGPLEKTKNVVIPRGAGPTTMARLLEEEGVIAHPRLFRVALMIDPSPKPIKAGEYEVPAHTSMQALVELLQSGKVVQRRLTIPEGMTTPEVLELVRKTEALTGNITLDVKEGDLLPETYFYSRDDTRDGLLLRMKEAMEKALDEAWRKRAAGLPLANKREALILASMIEKETAVPSERTRVAAVFINRLRRRMKLESDPTTIYGLTEGKAPLGRDLTRADLQSNTPFNTYVIAALPRGPICNPGRASIVAATNPARDRSLFFVADGQGGHAFATTLPEHNRNVERWRQIQREKAESQTQPQTPAPQAPTTRQ, from the coding sequence ATGCTCAGCTACTTCCGCTGGGTTCTGTTCTTCATTGCGTTGTTCGCCACCGTCATGGGCGGGTCGATCTATGTCGGCCACGTGATCCTCACTGCCCAGGGGCCTCTCGAGAAGACCAAGAATGTCGTGATCCCGCGCGGTGCCGGGCCGACGACGATGGCCAGGCTCCTGGAGGAGGAGGGCGTCATCGCCCATCCGCGCCTGTTCCGCGTGGCCCTGATGATCGATCCGTCGCCCAAGCCCATCAAGGCGGGCGAGTACGAGGTGCCGGCCCACACCTCGATGCAGGCACTGGTCGAGTTGCTTCAATCGGGCAAGGTCGTGCAGCGCCGCCTCACCATTCCCGAGGGCATGACGACGCCTGAAGTGCTGGAACTCGTGCGCAAGACCGAGGCGCTCACCGGGAACATCACGCTCGACGTGAAAGAGGGCGACCTCCTGCCCGAGACCTACTTTTATTCGCGCGACGATACCCGTGACGGGCTTCTGTTGCGTATGAAGGAGGCGATGGAGAAGGCTCTGGACGAGGCCTGGCGCAAGCGTGCCGCCGGCCTGCCGCTCGCCAACAAGCGCGAGGCGCTGATCCTGGCGTCGATGATCGAGAAGGAAACGGCGGTGCCGTCGGAGCGCACCCGGGTCGCGGCGGTCTTCATCAACCGTCTGCGCCGGCGCATGAAGCTCGAGAGCGACCCAACCACCATCTACGGCCTGACCGAAGGAAAGGCGCCGCTGGGGCGCGACCTGACGCGCGCCGACCTGCAGTCGAACACGCCCTTCAACACTTACGTGATCGCGGCCCTGCCGCGCGGCCCCATCTGCAATCCCGGGCGCGCCTCCATCGTCGCGGCGACCAATCCGGCGCGTGACCGTTCGCTGTTCTTCGTCGCCGACGGGCAGGGCGGGCACGCCTTCGCCACCACGCTCCCCGAGCACAACCGCAACGTCGAGCGCTGGCGCCAGATTCAGCGCGAGAAGGCGGAATCGCAGACACAGCCGCAAACGCCGGCGCCCCAGGCGCCGACCACCCGGCAATAG
- a CDS encoding DnaJ domain-containing protein gives MPALLLALLSFAAIALAIAWLLRANPSSLARVMRVIMVVLGGIGVGAMLIFGLRFLPGLLPELMGLAGIVITALIARAVRNRPSGGFSAPGAGQRTEVNTAFLKAWIDHASGDVGGTVLAGRFAGRTLDALTDADLLDLRTECAADADSLRVLEAYLDRRLGADWRNARSAPPPRGSRSDMSREEALAVLGLSEGATGEEIKAAHRRLIQRMHPDVGGSADLAARINRAKDVLLGG, from the coding sequence ATGCCGGCGCTTCTTCTGGCGCTGCTGTCCTTCGCTGCAATCGCCTTGGCCATTGCCTGGCTCCTGCGTGCCAATCCGTCGTCGCTGGCGCGCGTGATGCGCGTGATCATGGTTGTGCTGGGCGGCATCGGCGTCGGCGCCATGCTGATCTTCGGGCTGCGTTTCCTGCCCGGTCTCCTGCCGGAACTGATGGGGCTGGCGGGTATCGTCATCACGGCGCTGATCGCGCGGGCGGTCCGTAACCGGCCGTCCGGCGGCTTCAGTGCGCCGGGTGCCGGCCAGCGAACCGAGGTCAACACGGCATTCCTGAAGGCATGGATCGATCACGCGAGCGGCGATGTCGGCGGTACGGTTTTGGCCGGCCGCTTCGCCGGACGCACCCTGGACGCGCTGACCGACGCGGATCTGCTCGACTTGCGGACCGAATGCGCCGCGGACGCCGATTCGCTGCGGGTCCTCGAAGCCTATCTCGACCGGCGCCTCGGGGCGGACTGGCGGAACGCGCGGAGCGCGCCGCCGCCGCGCGGCTCCCGCTCGGACATGAGCCGCGAGGAAGCGCTGGCAGTGCTGGGCCTCTCCGAAGGCGCGACCGGTGAGGAGATCAAGGCGGCGCACCGGCGCCTGATCCAGCGCATGCATCCCGACGTCGGGGGATCGGCCGACCTCGCCGCACGGATCAACCGGGCCAAGGACGTGCTGCTCGGCGGTTGA
- the galU gene encoding UTP--glucose-1-phosphate uridylyltransferase GalU → MAQRVRKAVLPVAGLGTRFLPATKAMPKEMLTVVDRPLIQYAVQECLAAGIEEFVFVSGRNKGALEDHFDHAYELEATLEQRKKAPELKQTQDATIKPGNAIFTRQQKPLGLGHAVWCARHWIGQEPFAVLLPDELTIDEPSCIGQLVQAHEKTGGSVVAVMDVPREQTKSYGIAAVKNENGNLSEITGMVEKPKPEEAPSTLALIGRYVLMPEVFEHLDRHETGAGGEIQLTDAMAKMIGRSPFHALRYAGQRYDCGSRIGFLEANVAVALHRADTAAETRALLGRLLKA, encoded by the coding sequence ATGGCGCAGCGAGTCCGAAAAGCCGTCCTTCCGGTTGCCGGTCTGGGAACGAGATTCCTGCCCGCGACCAAAGCCATGCCCAAGGAGATGCTGACGGTCGTCGATCGGCCGCTCATCCAGTACGCGGTCCAGGAGTGCCTGGCCGCCGGCATCGAGGAGTTCGTCTTCGTGTCCGGGCGCAACAAGGGCGCGTTGGAGGATCACTTCGACCATGCCTACGAACTGGAGGCGACGCTCGAACAGCGCAAGAAGGCGCCGGAGCTGAAGCAGACGCAGGACGCCACGATCAAGCCGGGCAATGCGATCTTCACGCGCCAGCAGAAGCCGCTGGGTCTCGGCCACGCCGTGTGGTGCGCGCGTCACTGGATCGGGCAGGAGCCCTTCGCCGTCCTCTTGCCGGACGAGCTGACCATCGACGAGCCGAGCTGCATCGGGCAGCTCGTGCAGGCGCACGAGAAGACCGGCGGCAGCGTCGTTGCCGTGATGGACGTGCCGCGCGAGCAGACCAAGAGCTACGGCATCGCGGCCGTGAAGAACGAGAACGGCAACCTCTCCGAGATCACCGGGATGGTCGAGAAGCCCAAGCCCGAGGAAGCGCCTTCGACCCTGGCGCTGATCGGCCGATACGTGCTGATGCCCGAGGTGTTCGAGCATCTCGATCGGCACGAGACCGGCGCCGGCGGCGAAATCCAGCTCACCGACGCGATGGCGAAGATGATCGGACGCTCGCCCTTCCATGCCTTGCGCTATGCCGGCCAGCGCTACGATTGCGGCAGCCGTATCGGTTTCCTGGAAGCCAATGTTGCCGTGGCGCTGCACCGTGCCGACACGGCGGCCGAGACACGGGCTCTTCTTGGCCGCTTGCTGAAGGCCTGA
- a CDS encoding UDP-glucose dehydrogenase family protein — MRIAMIGSGYVGLVSGACFAQFGHDVVCVDKEAAKIERLRKGEIPIYEPGLDRLVSDNARSGRLTFSTHLPDAVGNADAVFIAVGTPTRRGDGHADLSYVYAAAAEIAQAITGYTVIVTKSTVPVGTGREVARIIRESRPAAEFDVASNPEFLREGAAIEDFMKPDRVVIGVESQRARDVMAAVYRPLNLIQTPMVFTNIETAEVTKYAGNAFLATKITFINEIADLCEKVGADVHDVARGIGLDGRIGRKFLHPGPGFGGSCFPKDTLALAYTAREANAPQTIVEQVIEVNNGRKKRMARKVIDFCGGSVAGLTIGVLGLTFKPNTDDMRDAPSLDIVPALQAAGARIVAFDPEGMEEAGRLLKDVTFTKTAYEAATGADVLVVITEWHEFRGLDPRRIKDLMRQARIVDLRNIFDPGEMRALGFTYEGVGRPAPRS; from the coding sequence ATGCGCATCGCCATGATCGGTTCGGGCTATGTCGGGCTGGTGTCGGGAGCCTGCTTCGCGCAGTTCGGGCACGACGTGGTGTGCGTAGACAAGGAAGCCGCGAAGATCGAGCGGCTCCGGAAGGGCGAGATCCCGATCTACGAACCGGGCCTCGATCGCCTGGTGTCGGACAATGCGCGGTCCGGACGCCTTACCTTCAGCACGCACCTGCCGGACGCCGTCGGCAATGCCGACGCAGTGTTCATTGCCGTCGGCACGCCCACGCGTCGCGGCGACGGGCATGCCGACCTGTCCTACGTCTATGCCGCTGCGGCCGAGATTGCCCAGGCGATCACCGGCTATACCGTGATCGTGACCAAATCGACCGTTCCGGTCGGGACCGGCCGGGAAGTCGCCCGCATCATCCGCGAATCGCGGCCCGCAGCCGAATTCGACGTAGCCTCAAATCCGGAGTTCCTGCGCGAAGGCGCGGCGATCGAGGATTTCATGAAGCCGGATCGCGTCGTGATCGGTGTCGAAAGTCAGCGCGCGCGCGATGTGATGGCGGCGGTCTATCGGCCGCTCAATCTGATCCAGACCCCGATGGTGTTCACCAACATCGAGACGGCCGAGGTCACCAAGTACGCGGGCAACGCCTTTCTCGCGACCAAGATCACCTTCATCAACGAGATCGCCGACCTGTGCGAGAAGGTCGGTGCCGACGTGCACGACGTGGCCCGCGGCATCGGCCTCGACGGCCGCATCGGGCGCAAGTTCCTGCATCCCGGCCCGGGCTTCGGCGGCTCCTGTTTTCCGAAGGACACCCTGGCGCTTGCCTATACGGCGCGCGAAGCCAACGCACCGCAGACGATCGTTGAGCAGGTGATCGAGGTGAACAACGGCCGCAAGAAAAGGATGGCGCGGAAGGTCATCGATTTCTGCGGCGGTTCGGTCGCGGGACTGACCATCGGGGTGCTGGGCCTGACATTCAAGCCGAACACCGACGACATGCGAGACGCGCCGTCGCTCGACATCGTGCCGGCGCTGCAGGCGGCCGGCGCCCGGATCGTGGCCTTCGATCCCGAAGGCATGGAAGAGGCGGGACGCCTGTTGAAGGATGTGACCTTCACGAAGACCGCTTACGAGGCGGCAACGGGCGCCGACGTCCTGGTCGTCATCACCGAATGGCACGAGTTCCGCGGGCTCGACCCGCGGCGCATCAAGGACCTGATGCGCCAGGCGCGCATCGTCGACCTGCGCAACATCTTCGATCCGGGTGAAATGCGCGCGCTTGGCTTTACCTACGAGGGCGTCGGCCGGCCGGCCCCGCGTTCCTGA